Genomic segment of Actinomycetota bacterium:
CCCCGGTCAGCTAGAGACGAGCTCGTTGAACCTCTCGACGAGAGGGGCGTCCTTCGGCTCCGGAGGCCGTTTCGTCAGCCACGTCTCCCGCTTGCGGTCGTTCTCGACGACGACCCAGTCGTAGCCGTACGTGCGGGGGCCCGCGAGCGCCGGCTCCGGGAGGAACCGGGCGTTCTGGAGCGTGGCCACGACGGCGTACCCGATCTTCGGCTTGCCCTGCCAGAAGTCGTCGTCGTGCTGCAGCTCGCTGCCCTTCGTGCGGTCGCGGAGCTCGCGGATGAACGCGTACTCCCCCTTCCAGGCGATCTTCACGGTGGCGCGGGCCACCAGCAGGGGTCCCATGCGGATCCAGACCACGTCGTCGGGGTAGACGCCCTGCTTGAAGGCGGGGCCGGGTCGGTCGCGCGCCTCGACGGCCACCGTGACCCGGGGGCGCCCGTCGCGCGCCTGGAGGTGCTCCGGCTGCATGATGACCACGTGGTCCACGCGCCAATGGTGGCACATGGCTGAGCTCACCTGGCTCGGCGTCCCCGCCGGGAGCCGGGAGTGGTCTCAACTCGGTTTCCTCGTGGACGGGGAGACGGTCCGGGTCGGCGACGTGGTGATCGAACGCGCGGCCGGTCCGGTCGCTTGGGGGTTCGAGGCGCTGCTGGACGACCCGGGGGTCCTCGGCGTCCCGACCCGAACCAGTCGCCGTCCTCAGGGACCTCCCTCTCCCCACCCCAACGCCGTGGACCGCGTGGACCACGTGGTCTACCGGGTCCCGGACCTGGACGCCGCGGTGCTAGCGATCCACCGGGTGCTGGGCCTGCGACCCAGGCGCCGGGCCCACCCGTACGGACCCGACGGCCCGGAGATGGTCTTCTTCCGGGCGGGACGGCCCGTCCTCGAGGTGATCGACGGCGCGGACTCCCCGGAGCTGTGGGGGCTCGCCCTGCGCACGGCCGACCTGGACGCGACGGTGGCCGCGGTCCGGGGCGCGGGCGGTGAGGTGGGGGACCCGAAGCCGGCAGTGCAGGGCG
This window contains:
- a CDS encoding VOC family protein codes for the protein MAELTWLGVPAGSREWSQLGFLVDGETVRVGDVVIERAAGPVAWGFEALLDDPGVLGVPTRTSRRPQGPPSPHPNAVDRVDHVVYRVPDLDAAVLAIHRVLGLRPRRRAHPYGPDGPEMVFFRAGRPVLEVIDGADSPELWGLALRTADLDATVAAVRGAGGEVGDPKPAVQGGRIATARGTGLPLAFLERPAR